A window of the Henckelia pumila isolate YLH828 chromosome 3, ASM3356847v2, whole genome shotgun sequence genome harbors these coding sequences:
- the LOC140888584 gene encoding protein AGENET DOMAIN (AGD)-CONTAINING P1-like: protein MMYFQQGDRVEVASKEDGFVGSYYKATIVAPISRHNQYVVEYKTLVEDHDMSTPLREVADATEVRPRPPVLYKAKFRLGDRVDAFDNDGWWVGTVSGADLNEEKYYVYFEIFGVEIGYDAKKLRVHQDWNNGRWKNMSALST from the coding sequence ATGATGTATTTTCAGCAAGGAGACCGTGTGGAAGTCGCAAGCAAAGAGGATGGGTTCGTGGGTTCCTACTACAAGGCCACCATTGTCGCGCCGATTTCGAGACATAACCAATACGTGGTGGAGTACAAAACCCTCGTTGAAGATCATGATATGTCCACGCCACTTCGAGAGGTTGCCGACGCCACCGAAGTCCGGCCACGGCCCCCCGTGTTGTACAAGGCCAAATTCAGGCTCGGCGACCGTGTCGACGCTTTCGATAACGACGGATGGTGGGTCGGGACCGTGAGTGGAGCGGATCTCAATGAAGAAAAGTATTATGTTTACTTTGAGATTTTCGGGGTGGAGATTGGCTACGATGCGAAGAAATTGAGAGTTCATCAAGATTGGAACAATGGAAGATGGAAGAATATGTCTGCCCTTTCAACTTGA